The Elusimicrobiota bacterium genome window below encodes:
- a CDS encoding sodium/solute symporter (Members of the Solute:Sodium Symporter (SSS), TC 2.A.21 as described in tcdb.org, catalyze solute:Na+ symport. Known solutes for members of the family include sugars, amino acids, nucleosides, inositols, vitamins, urea or anions, depending on the system.), with amino-acid sequence MNESYLPTGTVLTWPDYALVALCVGVMCFIGWRTGRGSRTTSDFFLGGRRIPWWAAMLSFVATEISAMTIIGIPATSFRENWNYAQFFFGSTAARLTIAFLFIPAFYRYECTTIYEYLRHRFGAGTQYAASAFFFVSRLFGSGVRLMAASMAVSVLLGWHLVPSLACFTLVGIAYIGFGGMLSVVWTGVFQALVFVVSGVATLVFICHSVQGGLPTVLSVAEAGGRLNFFHWGPSPSEAGFLVKFFSDPNILWIAILNGFFGSMAAFGTDQEMTQRLLAVETRRDSQRTMIYTILASFGVLSLYLAVGTALYAFYQVHPEQALPKELDKVYPHFAVQAMPAFLRGGLLAAVVMASIDSPLASLSTSFVTDIYRPLLRRDADDRHYLFVSRVCVGVFGLLLALIAYAFSSYDKMLWLAFKIGGVTYGSLLGVFLFGLLTRKRSNRANIVAMLTMSGINLTLLILSEKKILPLGWSWLIIIGTLGTMGLARLLSPVLDGGGDLPPEVKGASDA; translated from the coding sequence ATGAACGAGAGTTATCTGCCGACGGGGACCGTCCTGACCTGGCCCGACTACGCGCTCGTCGCGCTCTGCGTCGGGGTGATGTGCTTCATCGGCTGGCGCACCGGCCGCGGCAGCCGCACCACCTCCGACTTCTTCCTCGGCGGGCGGCGCATCCCCTGGTGGGCGGCGATGCTCTCCTTCGTGGCCACCGAGATCAGCGCGATGACGATCATCGGCATCCCCGCGACCTCCTTCCGCGAGAACTGGAACTACGCGCAGTTCTTCTTCGGCTCGACCGCGGCGCGGCTGACGATCGCCTTCCTCTTCATCCCGGCCTTCTACCGCTACGAGTGCACGACGATCTACGAATACCTGCGCCACCGCTTCGGCGCGGGCACCCAGTACGCCGCCTCCGCGTTCTTCTTCGTCTCACGCCTCTTCGGCTCGGGGGTGCGGTTGATGGCCGCGTCGATGGCGGTCTCCGTCCTCCTCGGCTGGCACCTCGTCCCTTCGCTCGCCTGCTTCACCCTCGTCGGCATCGCCTACATCGGCTTCGGCGGCATGCTCTCGGTGGTCTGGACCGGGGTCTTCCAGGCGCTCGTCTTCGTCGTCTCGGGGGTCGCCACGCTGGTCTTCATCTGCCACTCCGTGCAGGGCGGCCTGCCGACGGTCCTCTCCGTCGCGGAGGCCGGCGGGCGCCTGAACTTCTTCCACTGGGGGCCCTCTCCGAGCGAGGCGGGCTTCCTCGTGAAGTTCTTCTCGGACCCCAACATCCTCTGGATCGCGATCCTCAACGGCTTCTTCGGCTCCATGGCGGCCTTCGGCACCGACCAGGAGATGACGCAGCGCCTGCTCGCCGTCGAGACCCGGCGCGACAGCCAGCGCACGATGATCTACACCATCCTCGCCTCCTTCGGCGTGCTCTCGCTCTACCTCGCCGTGGGCACGGCGCTCTACGCGTTCTACCAGGTCCACCCCGAGCAGGCCCTGCCCAAGGAGCTCGACAAGGTCTACCCGCACTTCGCGGTGCAGGCGATGCCCGCGTTCCTGCGGGGCGGCCTCCTCGCGGCGGTCGTCATGGCCTCCATCGACTCCCCGCTGGCCAGCCTGAGCACGTCCTTCGTCACCGACATCTACCGGCCGCTGCTCCGCAGGGACGCCGACGACCGCCACTACCTCTTCGTCTCGCGGGTCTGCGTGGGCGTCTTCGGGCTGCTCCTCGCCCTCATCGCCTACGCCTTCAGCTCCTACGACAAGATGCTCTGGCTGGCCTTCAAGATCGGGGGGGTGACCTACGGCTCGCTGCTCGGGGTGTTCCTCTTCGGCCTGCTCACGCGCAAGCGCTCGAACCGGGCCAACATCGTCGCGATGCTGACCATGTCGGGCATCAACCTGACCCTGCTCATCCTCTCCGAGAAGAAGATCCTGCCGCTCGGCTGGAGCTGGCTCATCATCATCGGGACGCTCGGGACGATGGGGCTCGCCCGGCT
- a CDS encoding glycoside hydrolase family 3 N-terminal domain-containing protein, with the protein MRVNRVIFPGFQVGEQDPAEAERLVEAGVGGFCLYGGKASEVAALTRRLQARSGGGLLFCADYEDGAASHVRGATALPPNMALGASGDAALSRLKGRVTALEARALGVAWVLAPDVDLCVEPANPIVNVRSFGEDPVEVSRLASAYLEGLREGGALGCLKHFPGHGRTVGDSHLELPLVPAGPAALRRDLAPYARLGPRADAVMLAHLRVRGLDAGLPASLSPRANGVLRRLGFRGLVVTDALDMRAISRRFDETEAARLALLAGAHVLLVPKDPRALARSLPRLVESDPRLRAAADRALARLESFAARVPARRPADWRRVVGCPAHRRAAERIARAAMVRLGPRAPAPRALRYLEAEEGPARGRFFLDELRRLGVRARPFRGPGPEPLAAAVFLRPRAYSGRIRLEGRALARLRGALARERGAVLLSFGSPFVFDELPRWSVGLCAFTGIEAAQRAAARVLAGRAPAPGRMPVRLNRLGRRP; encoded by the coding sequence ATGCGCGTCAACCGCGTCATCTTCCCGGGCTTCCAGGTCGGGGAACAGGACCCCGCCGAGGCCGAACGCCTCGTCGAGGCCGGGGTCGGCGGCTTCTGCCTCTACGGCGGGAAGGCCTCCGAGGTCGCCGCGCTCACGCGCCGCCTGCAGGCGCGCTCGGGCGGGGGCCTGCTCTTCTGCGCCGACTACGAGGACGGAGCGGCCTCCCACGTCCGGGGGGCGACCGCTCTGCCCCCGAACATGGCGCTCGGCGCCTCGGGCGACGCGGCGCTCTCGCGGCTCAAGGGCCGGGTCACGGCGCTCGAGGCCCGCGCGCTCGGCGTGGCCTGGGTGCTCGCTCCGGACGTGGACCTCTGCGTGGAGCCCGCCAACCCCATCGTCAACGTCCGCTCCTTCGGCGAGGACCCCGTCGAGGTCTCCCGGCTCGCCTCCGCCTATCTCGAGGGCCTGCGCGAGGGCGGCGCGCTCGGCTGCCTCAAGCACTTCCCCGGGCACGGACGCACCGTCGGCGACTCGCATCTCGAGCTCCCGCTCGTGCCCGCCGGACCGGCGGCCCTGCGGCGCGACCTCGCCCCGTACGCGCGGCTCGGCCCGCGCGCGGACGCCGTGATGCTCGCCCATCTGCGGGTCCGCGGGCTCGACGCGGGCCTGCCCGCCTCGCTCTCTCCTCGCGCCAACGGGGTCCTCCGCCGGCTCGGCTTCCGCGGGCTCGTCGTCACCGACGCCCTCGACATGCGGGCGATCTCGCGGCGCTTCGACGAGACCGAGGCGGCCCGGCTCGCGCTGCTCGCCGGCGCCCACGTCCTCCTCGTCCCGAAGGACCCGCGCGCGCTCGCCCGCTCCCTGCCGCGGCTCGTCGAGTCCGACCCGAGGCTGCGGGCCGCCGCGGACCGCGCGCTCGCGCGCCTGGAGTCCTTCGCCGCCCGCGTCCCGGCGCGCCGGCCCGCCGACTGGCGCCGCGTCGTCGGCTGCCCGGCGCACCGCCGCGCCGCCGAGCGCATCGCCCGCGCCGCGATGGTCCGTCTCGGCCCGAGGGCCCCGGCCCCGCGCGCGCTGCGCTACCTCGAGGCCGAGGAGGGTCCCGCCCGGGGCCGCTTCTTCCTCGACGAGCTCCGCCGCCTCGGCGTACGCGCGCGTCCCTTCCGCGGCCCCGGCCCCGAGCCGCTCGCCGCGGCGGTCTTCCTGCGGCCGCGCGCCTACAGCGGGCGCATCCGCCTCGAGGGACGCGCGCTCGCGCGCCTGCGCGGTGCGCTCGCGCGGGAGCGGGGCGCGGTCCTGCTGAGCTTCGGCAGCCCCTTCGTCTTCGACGAGCTCCCGCGCTGGAGCGTCGGCCTCTGCGCCTTCACCGGCATCGAGGCCGCGCAGCGCGCCGCCGCGCGCGTCCTCGCCGGCCGCGCTCCCGCCCCCGGGAGGATGCCGGTCCGCTTGAACCGTCTCGGGAGACGACCATGA
- a CDS encoding family 1 glycosylhydrolase codes for MSAPLRFPKGFVWGAATSALQIEGATAEEGRGPSVWDAFCREHPERVFGGATPEPACGHYARWAEDVRHIAELGHNGYRLSIAWPRLFPGGGSRLNEPGAAFYDRLFDALLKAGIEPNVTLYHWDLPLELGERGGWESPDVPLRFADYAHACFRRYGDRVRLWATLNEPSWCVLNGYVTGLHPPGRRDLAAALRAAQGLLRGHALAAEAGRQELRDGRVGVVLNLSPIRPATDSSADLAAARLADGMLNRWYSDAVLRGSFPADVAELYARRGLLPAGLEETAALLRRTRPGFLGVNYYSSHHASADAPSSRFHLNVSGRPEEDCLFSLEGFFRFVKDPRGRFTDWGWAVDPPGLFELLTRLSREAPETPLYVTENGLGRREEDAESAFEDGERVDFVRAHLEEVHRALAAGADVRGYYLWSLMDNFSWLNGYRKRYGFLRVNPLTLERSEKRSARWFREVAAANALT; via the coding sequence GTGTCCGCGCCCCTGCGCTTCCCGAAAGGGTTCGTCTGGGGCGCGGCGACCTCCGCCCTTCAGATCGAGGGCGCGACGGCCGAGGAGGGCCGCGGCCCCTCCGTCTGGGACGCCTTCTGCCGGGAGCATCCCGAGCGCGTCTTCGGGGGCGCGACGCCCGAACCCGCCTGCGGACACTACGCTCGCTGGGCCGAGGACGTCCGTCATATCGCCGAGCTCGGCCATAACGGCTACCGCCTCTCCATCGCCTGGCCGCGCCTCTTCCCGGGTGGAGGGAGCCGCCTCAACGAGCCCGGCGCGGCCTTCTACGACCGCCTCTTCGACGCCCTCCTGAAGGCGGGGATCGAGCCCAACGTCACGCTCTACCATTGGGACCTGCCCCTGGAGCTCGGGGAGCGCGGCGGCTGGGAGTCCCCCGACGTCCCCCTCCGCTTCGCCGACTACGCCCACGCCTGCTTCCGGCGCTACGGCGACCGCGTCCGCCTCTGGGCCACGCTCAACGAGCCGTCCTGGTGCGTGCTCAACGGCTACGTCACGGGCCTGCACCCGCCCGGCCGCCGCGACCTCGCCGCCGCGCTGCGCGCGGCGCAGGGACTCCTGCGCGGCCACGCCCTCGCCGCGGAGGCCGGGCGCCAGGAACTGCGGGACGGACGCGTCGGCGTCGTGCTGAACCTCTCGCCGATCCGTCCCGCCACGGATTCCTCCGCGGACCTGGCCGCCGCGCGCCTGGCCGACGGGATGCTCAACCGCTGGTACTCCGACGCGGTCCTGCGCGGGAGCTTCCCCGCCGACGTCGCGGAGCTCTACGCGCGCCGGGGACTCCTGCCCGCGGGGCTCGAGGAGACGGCCGCGCTCCTGCGCCGGACGCGCCCGGGCTTCCTGGGCGTCAACTACTACTCCTCCCACCACGCGAGCGCCGACGCCCCCTCCTCGCGCTTCCACCTCAACGTCTCGGGCCGGCCGGAGGAGGACTGCCTCTTCTCCCTGGAAGGCTTCTTCCGCTTCGTGAAGGACCCGCGCGGCCGCTTCACGGACTGGGGCTGGGCCGTCGACCCCCCGGGCCTCTTCGAACTGCTGACGCGGCTGAGCCGCGAAGCCCCGGAGACCCCGCTGTACGTGACGGAGAACGGGCTCGGGCGGCGCGAGGAGGACGCGGAGAGCGCCTTCGAAGACGGGGAGCGCGTCGACTTCGTCCGCGCGCATCTGGAGGAAGTGCATCGCGCCCTCGCCGCGGGCGCGGACGTGCGCGGCTACTACCTGTGGTCGCTGATGGACAACTTCTCGTGGCTCAACGGGTACCGCAAGCGCTACGGCTTCCTGCGGGTGAATCCGCTCACGCTCGAGCGCAGCGAGAAGCGCAGCGCGCGCTGGTTCCGCGAGGTCGCGGCCGCCAACGCCCTGACCTGA